From Luteitalea sp., the proteins below share one genomic window:
- a CDS encoding MarR family transcriptional regulator, translating to MLHSPPARGKGQGSRLDVRGARGEGPSGEGIRMRCPDPAIVAEAEEILAQFRALRRDLQRSPFADAERAGLTGPQVTVMACLVSKGQVTLTELSRTLNMSHSTASGIVDRLQARGLIRRSQDAADRRRTRITVTESVTRYVSQLQAGPFWRLAAALERAKPEHRRAIRKGLKLLRELLR from the coding sequence ATGTTACACTCGCCACCGGCAAGGGGCAAGGGGCAAGGTTCGAGGCTCGATGTTCGAGGGGCGAGGGGCGAGGGGCCGAGCGGCGAGGGGATTCGGATGCGTTGTCCAGATCCAGCGATAGTTGCTGAAGCGGAAGAAATCTTGGCGCAGTTTCGGGCACTGCGGCGCGATCTCCAGCGCAGCCCGTTCGCTGACGCCGAGCGCGCCGGCCTCACGGGACCTCAGGTCACGGTGATGGCTTGCCTCGTCAGCAAGGGGCAGGTGACGTTGACCGAGCTCAGCAGGACACTGAACATGAGCCACAGCACCGCCTCTGGAATCGTCGACCGGCTGCAAGCGCGCGGTCTCATTCGGCGATCGCAGGATGCGGCCGACCGGCGGCGCACTCGGATCACCGTCACCGAGAGCGTGACCCGTTACGTCAGCCAGCTCCAGGCTGGGCCGTTCTGGCGATTAGCAGCAGCACTGGAGCGTGCCAAACCGGAGCATCGGCGCGCGATCAGGAAGGGCTTGAAGCTGCTGCGGGAGCTCCTGCGCTGA
- a CDS encoding FtsX-like permease family protein, whose product MKLLPLVWRCFTRRKLRTVFTALSVFVAFLLFGLLMAARSAFSYGAELSGTDRLMMFQKVSFSRPLPLSYEAQIAATPGVALVTHATWFSAVYQDSKQRFVQLAVDAERFLEMHPQYLLAHDQRQAWLANRTGCIVGRDLATRFGWNVGDQIPLRGLSSWRMADDSHWAFTIDGIYDGRTMGADLNQMFVHYDYVNDARAVNRDHVGWYLIRVAQPKQAADVAARLDDRFANSANETKTATEKAFLQAWASQIGDIGRITLAISGTVLFTILLITGNTMAQSIRERTSELAILKVLGFTDARILGLVLVESLLLTAIAGWLALVLAWLIVHHATPSGGLLPTFSLSGRDFTIGSGLAVVLGLLAGALPALQAGRLKIVDALRH is encoded by the coding sequence ATGAAGTTGCTCCCGCTCGTGTGGCGCTGTTTCACTCGCCGGAAGCTGCGGACCGTCTTTACGGCGCTGTCGGTCTTCGTAGCGTTCCTGCTCTTCGGACTGCTGATGGCCGCCCGCAGCGCGTTCTCCTACGGCGCCGAGTTGTCCGGCACAGACCGCCTCATGATGTTCCAGAAGGTATCCTTCAGCCGGCCGCTGCCCCTGTCTTACGAGGCACAGATCGCAGCCACGCCGGGCGTCGCCTTGGTGACCCACGCAACCTGGTTCAGCGCGGTGTACCAGGATTCGAAGCAGCGGTTCGTCCAGCTCGCCGTCGACGCGGAGCGCTTTCTGGAGATGCATCCACAGTACCTTCTCGCGCATGACCAGCGACAGGCCTGGCTCGCCAACCGCACCGGCTGCATCGTCGGCCGCGATCTCGCGACGCGATTCGGCTGGAACGTGGGCGATCAGATTCCGCTGCGAGGGCTGTCATCGTGGCGCATGGCGGACGATTCGCACTGGGCATTCACGATCGATGGCATTTACGACGGCCGGACCATGGGTGCGGACCTGAACCAGATGTTCGTCCACTACGACTACGTGAACGACGCGCGGGCGGTCAACCGGGATCACGTCGGTTGGTACCTTATCCGTGTGGCGCAGCCGAAACAGGCTGCCGACGTCGCCGCGCGGCTCGACGACCGCTTCGCCAACTCGGCCAACGAGACCAAGACGGCGACGGAGAAGGCGTTCCTCCAGGCATGGGCGAGCCAAATCGGCGACATCGGGAGGATCACGCTTGCGATATCCGGCACCGTGCTGTTCACGATTCTGCTCATCACGGGCAACACGATGGCGCAATCAATCCGGGAGCGGACCAGCGAGCTCGCCATCCTCAAGGTGCTCGGCTTCACCGACGCGCGCATCCTGGGTCTCGTGCTCGTGGAGTCGCTGCTGTTGACGGCGATTGCGGGCTGGCTTGCGCTGGTGCTTGCGTGGCTCATCGTCCACCACGCGACGCCGAGTGGCGGCTTGCTGCCAACGTTCTCTTTGTCCGGCCGTGATTTCACCATTGGGAGTGGATTGGCGGTCGTTCTGGGGCTCCTGGCCGGCGCGCTCCCGGCACTGCAGGCGGGGCGCTTGAAGATCGTCGACGCACTGAGACACTAG
- a CDS encoding DedA family protein, translated as MTRTVRWALIWILLVGLVLLPFVLWEEQFNRLAAELTRDGTSTWIVALAIAGLLAGDVFLPVPSSIVSTAAGVLLGFWRGAAVVWGGMMAGCALGYLVGWRGAVVAQRFVGEESLERAAALARRYGDLTIVLCRPVPVLAEATVVFAGLVRAPFARFARLTAYANLGIALGYAGFGAFSLRLDSFLVAFVGALLVPGLVLLVSRLTFARRRGRAGP; from the coding sequence ATGACACGGACCGTGCGTTGGGCGCTGATATGGATCCTGCTGGTGGGGCTCGTGCTGCTGCCTTTCGTGCTCTGGGAGGAGCAGTTCAATCGGCTCGCCGCGGAGCTGACGCGCGATGGGACATCCACCTGGATCGTGGCGTTGGCCATCGCTGGCCTGCTGGCGGGCGACGTATTCCTGCCCGTGCCGTCGAGCATCGTGTCGACGGCGGCCGGTGTGCTGCTTGGGTTCTGGCGCGGTGCCGCGGTCGTCTGGGGTGGCATGATGGCCGGCTGCGCGCTCGGCTACCTCGTCGGTTGGCGGGGGGCGGTCGTCGCGCAGCGTTTCGTGGGCGAGGAGAGCCTCGAGCGCGCCGCGGCGCTGGCGCGCCGATACGGTGATCTGACGATCGTTCTCTGCCGCCCCGTTCCCGTCCTTGCCGAAGCGACCGTCGTGTTTGCCGGTCTGGTGCGCGCGCCATTTGCACGGTTCGCGCGACTGACCGCGTACGCCAATCTCGGAATCGCGCTCGGCTACGCCGGTTTCGGCGCGTTCTCCCTTCGACTCGATTCGTTCCTCGTTGCCTTCGTCGGAGCGCTGCTCGTGCCGGGGCTCGTGCTGCTCGTGTCGCGCCTCACCTTTGCGCGAAGACGAGGCCGCGCGGGCCCGTGA
- a CDS encoding methyltransferase domain-containing protein: MWNRLRYTLWAPIYDRLVAPAHFEGARRGSIERLALRPADRVLIVGAGTGLDLEYLPKEIHITAVDVTPAMLARLRDRAGRLGVDVDTRVADARRLPFDAGTFDAVVLHLILAVMPTPAQGLQEAERVLKPGGRIGIFDKFLRDDERAAVARRLVNLVVKPLFSDLNRRLGPLVMQTQLELERDEPAAFGGLFRVVTLKKRASTNS, translated from the coding sequence ATGTGGAACCGGCTGCGCTACACGCTATGGGCGCCCATCTACGACCGGCTGGTGGCGCCAGCGCACTTCGAAGGTGCGAGGCGTGGCTCGATCGAGCGTCTGGCGCTCCGGCCCGCCGACCGCGTGCTGATCGTAGGAGCGGGAACGGGGCTCGACCTGGAATACCTCCCGAAGGAGATACACATCACGGCAGTCGACGTGACGCCTGCCATGCTGGCTCGGCTCCGTGACCGTGCTGGGCGACTGGGTGTGGACGTGGACACACGCGTGGCGGATGCGCGTCGGCTGCCCTTCGACGCGGGCACGTTCGATGCCGTCGTGCTGCATCTCATCCTGGCTGTGATGCCGACTCCAGCACAGGGGCTGCAAGAGGCGGAGCGTGTGCTCAAGCCCGGCGGTCGCATCGGTATCTTCGACAAGTTCCTGCGAGACGACGAACGGGCGGCTGTCGCGCGGCGACTTGTGAATCTCGTCGTCAAGCCACTGTTCTCGGACCTCAACCGCCGGCTTGGCCCGCTCGTGATGCAGACGCAGCTCGAGCTCGAGCGCGACGAGCCCGCAGCCTTCGGCGGGCTGTTTCGAGTCGTCACGCTGAAGAAACGTGCATCAACGAATAGTTGA
- a CDS encoding response regulator: protein MPHSDISTETAVGAGRGTGSRARVLIVDDHALLRTGVANIINQEPDLEVVAESGNGAEALDAFDRHHPDVTLLDLRMPVMEGVEAVRRMRERDPHAKIIILTTYDTDEDIARALRAGAKAYVLKDISAEDLIACIHQVLAGKTYLAPAAAAKLAEGVTRVHLTPRELATLRLMADGRANKEIADALRISERTVKTHVGHLFEKLGVTSRTEAVKVASRRGLVRLD, encoded by the coding sequence ATGCCGCACAGTGACATCAGCACCGAGACCGCCGTCGGCGCAGGTCGCGGAACCGGTTCCAGGGCCCGGGTGCTCATCGTCGACGATCATGCCCTGCTTCGAACGGGCGTCGCGAACATCATCAATCAGGAGCCGGATCTCGAAGTAGTGGCCGAGAGCGGTAACGGTGCCGAAGCGCTGGATGCGTTCGACCGCCACCACCCCGACGTGACGTTGCTGGATCTTCGGATGCCCGTGATGGAGGGCGTCGAAGCCGTCCGGAGAATGCGGGAGCGCGATCCTCACGCCAAGATCATCATCCTCACCACCTACGACACCGACGAGGACATCGCCCGGGCGCTCAGGGCGGGAGCCAAGGCCTACGTGCTGAAGGACATCTCCGCTGAGGACCTCATTGCCTGCATTCACCAAGTGCTCGCCGGCAAGACCTACCTGGCGCCGGCGGCTGCCGCGAAGCTTGCGGAAGGTGTGACACGCGTCCACTTGACGCCGCGCGAGCTAGCCACGCTCCGGCTCATGGCGGACGGTCGGGCGAACAAAGAGATCGCAGACGCGCTCAGGATCAGCGAGCGGACAGTAAAGACCCACGTGGGCCACCTGTTCGAGAAGCTTGGGGTAACCAGTCGGACCGAGGCCGTGAAAGTCGCAAGTCGGCGCGGCCTGGTGAGACTCGACTGA
- a CDS encoding alkaline phosphatase encodes MMHATDAIRLYDDAVRRLSRRELLDVAWKIGVAALAQPLISSRVLAQPIFNAYPFTLGVASGDPLSDGVVLWTRLAPEPLAGGGMPMTNVEVLWEVARDGGFKTIVQKGAALARPELGHSVHVEVSNLDAGRDYWYRFRAGNEVSQTGRTKTAAMDSAVVDSLRFAVCGCNHYEPGYFTAFRRIAEESYDFVFHTGDYIYEGRAAGGRDDGRVRQHQGDEIYTLVDYRNRYAQYKSDPDLMAAHASAPFIVTWDDHEVDNNYAGDIDEHETPAELFRLRRAAAYQAYYETMPLRLATLPAGPSMRLFRRLQFGNLIDLSVLDTRQFRSDQGCGDTVVTDCAAALDRSRTMLGSEQERWLFDNLASARARWTVLGQQVPTFARDFEGANPNGRFSMDKWDGYIVARQRLYERLKETGAPNPIVLSGDVHLHYGADLKLDFTNPQSATVGVELTNTAVTSSGDGSDVAGNWEQVRRNNPHIQYHSARRGYIACTATQSTMRADFKILDKVSVPDQPARIGGSLVVEAGQPGSVTD; translated from the coding sequence ATGATGCATGCGACTGACGCGATACGACTCTACGATGACGCCGTGCGGCGTCTCTCTCGCCGTGAGCTCCTGGATGTTGCCTGGAAGATCGGCGTTGCTGCTCTTGCGCAGCCGCTGATCTCGAGCCGCGTGCTCGCGCAGCCCATCTTCAACGCGTACCCATTCACGCTCGGCGTGGCATCTGGGGATCCGCTCTCAGATGGCGTGGTGCTCTGGACGCGGCTTGCGCCAGAACCGCTCGCCGGCGGCGGCATGCCCATGACCAACGTCGAAGTGTTGTGGGAGGTGGCACGCGACGGAGGGTTCAAGACAATTGTGCAGAAAGGCGCTGCGCTCGCGCGGCCGGAGCTCGGTCACAGCGTGCACGTCGAGGTGAGCAATCTGGACGCGGGTCGCGACTATTGGTACCGCTTTCGTGCCGGTAACGAGGTCAGCCAGACCGGACGCACGAAGACGGCAGCGATGGACAGCGCGGTGGTGGACAGCCTGCGCTTCGCCGTCTGCGGGTGTAACCACTACGAGCCCGGTTACTTCACGGCGTTCCGCCGGATTGCCGAGGAGTCGTACGACTTCGTCTTTCATACAGGCGACTACATCTACGAGGGGCGGGCCGCCGGTGGGCGAGACGACGGTCGCGTGCGGCAGCATCAGGGCGACGAGATCTACACCCTCGTCGACTATCGCAACAGGTATGCGCAGTACAAGTCCGATCCGGACTTGATGGCGGCGCACGCATCAGCGCCGTTCATCGTGACCTGGGACGATCACGAAGTGGACAACAACTACGCCGGCGACATCGATGAGCACGAGACACCGGCCGAGCTGTTCCGGCTGCGCCGCGCCGCCGCGTATCAGGCGTATTACGAGACGATGCCGCTGCGGCTGGCGACGCTTCCGGCGGGGCCGAGCATGCGGCTGTTTCGGAGGCTGCAGTTTGGCAACCTGATCGATCTCAGTGTTCTCGATACACGGCAGTTCCGGTCCGATCAAGGCTGCGGAGATACCGTCGTCACCGACTGCGCCGCCGCGCTCGACCGCTCGCGCACGATGCTCGGAAGCGAGCAGGAGCGCTGGCTGTTCGACAACTTGGCTTCCGCGCGCGCCAGGTGGACCGTGCTCGGCCAGCAGGTGCCCACATTTGCGCGGGACTTCGAAGGTGCCAATCCAAATGGCCGCTTCTCGATGGACAAGTGGGACGGCTACATCGTCGCGCGGCAGCGACTCTACGAGCGGCTGAAGGAGACCGGCGCGCCGAATCCGATCGTGCTCTCCGGCGATGTGCATCTGCACTACGGGGCTGATCTCAAGCTCGATTTCACGAATCCGCAGTCGGCCACCGTTGGCGTCGAGCTCACGAACACCGCCGTGACATCGAGCGGCGATGGGAGTGACGTCGCCGGCAATTGGGAGCAAGTCAGACGGAACAATCCGCACATCCAATACCACAGCGCCCGCCGTGGGTACATCGCGTGTACGGCCACGCAGAGCACCATGCGCGCCGACTTCAAGATCCTGGACAAGGTCAGCGTGCCGGATCAGCCCGCGCGTATTGGCGGCTCGCTGGTGGTCGAAGCCGGTCAGCCTGGGAGCGTCACGGACTGA